From a single Geoanaerobacter pelophilus genomic region:
- a CDS encoding GNAT family N-acetyltransferase gives MIVDSFDQSEIELFLDLAAAEGWISDQWELAFLLKAFPQGCFVARETGGVPVAFITSVAYRNSGWIGNLIVHQDFRRRGIASLLMTKCMESLGLTGVRTIWLTASPSGAPLYKGLGFQTIDHVARWYLNRSFAVSPETAASEQGFQELLCHDSVGWGDDRSAICHEKLRLGKLFMDGGSSLIIHNTGTHSYIGPWVGGSELCAERLLARIYSRLTDNGATCLDVPVGNPWSKAMLEKFGFVCSGETVLMYHGDIPDYRPDTIYALASMGSIG, from the coding sequence ATGATAGTAGATTCTTTTGATCAGTCCGAAATTGAACTGTTCCTGGATCTTGCCGCAGCAGAGGGGTGGATATCTGACCAATGGGAGTTGGCTTTTCTCCTCAAGGCATTTCCTCAGGGGTGTTTTGTCGCCCGTGAAACCGGAGGAGTGCCGGTAGCATTCATTACTTCGGTTGCCTACCGCAACAGTGGCTGGATCGGCAATCTCATAGTTCATCAGGATTTCCGACGCAGGGGGATAGCTTCACTGTTGATGACCAAATGCATGGAGTCCCTCGGATTAACTGGTGTTCGAACCATCTGGCTGACAGCATCACCTTCAGGTGCCCCTCTCTATAAAGGTCTTGGTTTCCAGACGATAGACCATGTGGCACGTTGGTATCTGAATAGATCTTTTGCGGTATCTCCTGAGACAGCCGCATCAGAGCAGGGGTTTCAGGAACTGCTTTGCCATGACAGCGTCGGCTGGGGGGATGACCGTTCGGCCATCTGCCATGAGAAGCTCCGGCTTGGCAAGTTATTCATGGATGGCGGTTCGTCGCTGATTATCCACAACACCGGCACACACTCATATATCGGCCCGTGGGTCGGTGGTTCGGAGCTGTGCGCGGAGCGACTATTAGCGAGGATCTATTCCCGGTTGACCGATAATGGCGCTACCTGTCTGGATGTCCCTGTCGGTAATCCATGGTCTAAAGCAATGCTGGAAAAATTTGGCTTTGTATGTAGCGGTGAGACCGTTCTCATGTATCATGGAGATATCCCGGATTATCGGCCCGATACAATTTATGCACTTGCTTCGATGGGGAGCATAGGCTGA